From Paenibacillus sp. PvR098:
TTGGGCAGCAGACGGTGTGCTGGAGCCCCGGCAAGGGGGATTTACACGCAAAGGAAAAAGCTTTATTAAACAATGCAATGATCTGGGTATCCTATTGGATGTGTCTCATTTGTCCACTGCGGCATTCTGGGATTTGGCCGCAGCTTCCACCAAACCGTTCGTTGCCACCCATTCCAATGTCAAGAGACTATGCGGTCACCCAAGGAATTTGGACGATGAGCAAATCAAGACTTTGATCCGTGTGGACGGACGGATTGGGGTGACATTCGTGCCCTGGTTTGTGGAAAGCAGCGGAAAAGCAAGCGTCGAGGATATAGTGAAGCATATGGAATACATTTGTGCGTTAGGCGGTGAACGCCAGCTCGTGCTTGGTTCAGATTTTGACGGAATTGACCGTCATATTCCGGGGCTGGAGCATGCCGGCCAATACGATCGATTGGCTGAGGCGCTTCACAAACGATTTACAGACGAGCAGGTAAACAGGTTTATGCATGGGAATTGGCATTCATTTTTGACCCGTCACCTCCCCGTTCACTAAAAATTAACATCTTTTTTATAGATATAAGACAACTAATATATTCTCAAATTGATATGGATTCAATCTAAAATAACTATCTTTAAAAATGATCTAAACCCTTGCTTTTTAATGCTTTACGTCATAAAATTTATTTGACAGGTGAAAAGTTATTTTTATCTTTCCTACAGAACAGTTTTTAAGTGGTAAGCTGCAGCGTCAGCGAATTTAAAAGGAGTGGACAACGGTGATTAGCCAATTATCTTGGAAGGTCGGAGGACAACAGGGGGAAGGCGTGGAAAGTACTGATAAAATTTTTTCCACGGCATTGACCAGACTGGGGTACTACTTGTACGGCTACCGTCATTTTTCATCGCGGATTAAAGGCGGGCACACGAACAACAAAATCAGAATCAGCACGAAACCGATTCGAGCCATTTCCGACGATTTGGACATTCTCGTAGCTTTTGACCAAGAAACAATTGATTTGAATGCATACGAACTGCGTGAGAACGGCGTGATTATCGCCGATGCAAAAGTCAATCCGGTTGTACCTGAAGGCGTAAAAGCCAGACTGTTCCCGGTTCCAATTACGGCAATTGCTGAAGAATTGGGCACATCCTTATTTAAGAATATGGCTGCTTCCGGCGCATCTTGGGCATTGCTCGGATTGCCGCTTGAAGTGTTTAATAAAGCAGTGGAAGAAGAGTTCGGTCGTAAAGGTGCGGCTGTTGTTGAAAAGAACATCGAAGCGGTTCGTAAAGCAGCAGATTTCGTACTTGAACTTACAGGCGGTCCGCTTCCTGAGTTTCAACTGGAACCCGCGGATGGAAGAACGAAGCTGTTCATGATTGGTAACGATGCAATTGGTCTTGGTTCAGTAGCCGCAGGCTGCCGTTTCATGCCAGCTTACCCGATTACTCCGGCTTCCGAAATTATGGAGTACTTGATCAAGACGCTTCCGAAATTCGGCGGCACAGTTATTCAAACAGAAGATGAGATTGCTGCATGTACAATGGCAATCGGTGCTAACTACGGCGGAGTTCGCGCGTTAACGGCATCGGCCGGCCCAGGGTTGTCCCTGATGATGGAAGCAATCGGTCTTGCCGGTATGACGGAAACGCCTGTCGTTATCGTTGATACACAGCGTGGTGGTCCAAGTACTGGACTTCCTACGAAGCAAGAGCAATCTGACGTACTGGCCATGATCCACGGTACGCACGGTGAGATTCCAAAGATTGTATTGTCGCCATCGACTATCGAAGAATGCTTCTATGATACGATTGAGGCGTTCAACTTGGCTGAAATGTACCAATGCCCTGTTATTCTGCTGACAGATCTGCAGTTGTCCTTGGGTAAACAAACGAGCGAGCATCTCGACTACAATAGAATT
This genomic window contains:
- a CDS encoding 2-oxoacid:acceptor oxidoreductase subunit alpha, which codes for MISQLSWKVGGQQGEGVESTDKIFSTALTRLGYYLYGYRHFSSRIKGGHTNNKIRISTKPIRAISDDLDILVAFDQETIDLNAYELRENGVIIADAKVNPVVPEGVKARLFPVPITAIAEELGTSLFKNMAASGASWALLGLPLEVFNKAVEEEFGRKGAAVVEKNIEAVRKAADFVLELTGGPLPEFQLEPADGRTKLFMIGNDAIGLGSVAAGCRFMPAYPITPASEIMEYLIKTLPKFGGTVIQTEDEIAACTMAIGANYGGVRALTASAGPGLSLMMEAIGLAGMTETPVVIVDTQRGGPSTGLPTKQEQSDVLAMIHGTHGEIPKIVLSPSTIEECFYDTIEAFNLAEMYQCPVILLTDLQLSLGKQTSEHLDYNRIQINRGTLNSGDLPQLEENQMFKRYAFAENENGISPRAVPGQKYGIHHVTGVEHAEDGRPSESPVNRKKMMDKRMGKMKHVKVTDPIKADAPHENPDLLIIGMGSIGGTIDEARGRLNDKGITSNHVTVRLLHPFPAEELQPYLEKAKTVVVVENNATGQLASLIKLNVGYADKIKSMLKYDGNPFLPAEITKYCQELNLVWQR
- a CDS encoding dipeptidase, whose translation is MKVIDGHCDALYKMYENPDIDFFDAQTSPMDVTYSRMLNSNVKVQCFAIYLPERITLPHFDHYLEYITIFYRKIVRVGYIHAIKTRGDLEGVMNGRVLGALLTLEGADALYGNPLYTHTLYQLGVRMMGVTWNYANWAADGVLEPRQGGFTRKGKSFIKQCNDLGILLDVSHLSTAAFWDLAAASTKPFVATHSNVKRLCGHPRNLDDEQIKTLIRVDGRIGVTFVPWFVESSGKASVEDIVKHMEYICALGGERQLVLGSDFDGIDRHIPGLEHAGQYDRLAEALHKRFTDEQVNRFMHGNWHSFLTRHLPVH